Genomic segment of Rana temporaria chromosome 12, aRanTem1.1, whole genome shotgun sequence:
TATCTTCTTCATTATGAGTCATTAACTTTCACCCTATTTAAACAGTTTGTCTCTTCTACTCAATGTTATTGAAGGTCTCATGGAAAGACTTAAATTTTGCCAGCTTTGACCTGGGTATCTTGCATATCTAGAGGTTCTGTCTGCACTTCCCATGGACACAGCTCTGCCAATTTGTTTGTGTGTTCAACCCCCGAGGCCTCCATGTTGTGTCTGTTTGCATTCTGTGTTGGTTTAGTGCTACTTTCCTTTTGGTCCACACACCTCTTGGTTTTCTCAACAAGAGAATGGTGACCACGCCTATTATCATGCTTTATTGTTGTTTCTGAGGTGTACAGACCACCCTCACTCTTGCTTATGATTTTAGTTAGTGGTCGAGCATCTTCACTTGTCCAGCTGCACAAGGAATCCTGCTTACTTTGTGATTTGTACAACTGGCACCCAGATGAGTTTGCTGGATTAGATGACTTCAATGTTGTGGTCTCTTCTGCCCCCTTAGTAGGCTCCCAGCTGTGACTCTGAGACTGACTCATGGCGGCTGGAGTTCCTTCAGAGTCCAAACTCTCCCAAGGACAGATCTCGCCTCTTCGAGATTCCAAATCCAAGCTGTCAGAAGTTTTGGACTGAATATGGCATGTGTCAAATGTCTTGCTCTGTGATTGGCTAAGAGTGCCAGGAGAGCCCCCAGACTCCTCACTCTCCCACGGGCACACTGCATCTCTCTGTCTGCCTAGTGCTTCAAGTTTCATAGTTAAGTTACGTCCACTCAGGCCTCTTGTTTTAACTTCTTCTACTTCACCTGTTTCCCATGGACAAATCTCTTTTCTTTTATCCACACTTTCCCATACATGATCATTTTCACTCTTCTTTCCATCTGCTAGGGGACTTTGAAAGGATAGGCAACTCCCTGACTGACTTAAGGGACCACCTGGGCCTTCACTGTCTGTGCTTTCCCATGGACATATTTCACTCCTTCTGCTCTCTACACTGTTTGACTTAAAAGGAACATTTTTAATACCTTCCATGCTCTCCCAAGGGCATACTGCCTCCCTTAGGTCACTCATTTTCTCTAATCTGACTGGAGAAGTATGCTTGGAAGTTTTGGAAGTGGACTGTTTATCTTCATTTTCCTCTCTGTTAAGAGTGTGCTGTTCTAATTGAGATGTAGAAATTGGTGCCGTATTATCTGTTAAATTCAGTGAAGTAGGTTTTTGTCTCTTGTCCCCAATCAATTCAGTTTCTACCTCCCAAGGGCAAATTGTTTCAAGCAACTGTTTTTTGGCATCCTCTGTTTCCTCCACAGTAGATTTTCTTTCCTTGTTCTCTTTCCCCCCAGTTGTTCCTTTAAATGCTCTGACAGCTAGAACCAAACTTTTTAGTGTACTTTTATATGGTGGCTGTGTCAATTCTATGGACTCTGGTTTCTTTATTGTTGTACCTGTCATGTCCAAACCTGTCCCATTCGACACAAAGTTCTCTGTGTTTTGTATAGTTACATGACTACCCGTGAGAGGTGGCGAGCCCCAATTTTCATTCCTTGGTTGCTCTGATCGCTGATGTACCTCATTTTGACTTATGGGCTCATCACTGCTGCCCACACTATGGTACTTTACTCCTATTTCCCCTTTTCTTCCACATGAACCGTGTTGCTTTCCTGATGCATGAGAACTGTCTAGACTACTACATTTTGCAGGTGCATAACTAACATGTTTTTGAGATTGGTTTTCAGATAATAATGGGAGCTCTTGCAGCTCCCAAGGACATACTACCGCTTTGTCAAAACTTCCCCCTAATAATAGGTTACGACTCCCCTCCCTTGACCTCTCTGTAGTAGTGTCTGTTAGTGGGCCCTTTCCTCTTGAGCTTCCTATCATGCTATGTGACTTCTGTAGAGTTCCAGCAGGTACAGCTAATGGTTTCTTATCTGCTAACAAATTATGGGCGCTAAGAGATTTACAGACCAGGGTGGCCTGACGGAGAGAATCTCCACAAGAGCGTAGCGACACATTCCTGGCAAGATTTCGTCTCATTAGAGAGTCACGCAAGGATGCATCTCGGGATGAGCTCTCCAGACGTGGGGATGTAGCTCCAGTATCCTTGGATTCTTGCATGTGGTCATAAGTGCTGTGTGACTTGCGTAAGGATAGAACTCTCTGTCTTAAAGACTCCTCACGTAGTTTAATGCTTCCACTGTCCTGTAGCCTTCGCCTTTGCCCACTAGCTGAACCAGGTGGTCCCTCATGCTCTTCACATCCACCTTGCTTTGAAACTGAATCTGGGGTCTCTGTGATTCTCCTAATAATAGAGCGTCCAAGTCCCCGACGTGAACTGCGCTTCTTTTGCAGATGAGGGTTGTTTAAGGTCATCTTCTTAGTTTTGTGGACTTCCAATTGTGCATAAAGCTTCTTCAGCTCATCCTATAGATAGAAATGCAAAAGTTGTTTAAGAAATATACcgtgtgtatagatatatatatataactgaaaaaaacgtgtatgtgtgtgtgtgtatatatatatatatatatatatatatatatatatatatatatatatatatatatattactgtatatTATGTGAGCGGTCAGGCCTGAGGTTGCAGTGCCTGTGTTAGCTGCAGCAGAAGCCTGGGTATGTGGTGTGAGTTTGGGGAAAAATTAGAAGCCCATGTCCCTTTGCAACACACTTACCTTATGCAGGGACCTCTCTAGATGTGCTGGTATGACTATTGTTGATGGCACTGATCTACATTTTTAATGTGGATGCTACTGCGCATTTGTAGTAGCGACACAATTGTTTTTACCTTCCTGCCACTACAGCACATGTGTAAGGTATTGTCAACATTTTTATATAGCCTAAAGACTTTATGATACCCAGAGATTCTATAGACTGGACCTGCCATTTAGTGACAGTAATGCTGATAACCTATAATTTGCAGCTGTCTTTGCAGATACCAGAAATGAGCTCCTAGCACAGGCAGTCTCCTGTCACGACTCACTAATAACTTTTTTGTAACACATACATGATCTACAAAATTGAGCCACAAATAAAGTTTTAGCAGTAGGAGACTACCTGTGCTGGTAGCTGCTGATATGTGTGCAGATTGCTGGAGGTTAGAGGAGATCCGTAGAACTGTCACTAAATCCTGGGTCTGGGTCCCGGTTGCATGCGTTCTCAGTAGAACCCAATAGATGTCTATGGTGTCAGGAGACAGTTTAGTCTCCTTGCCTCTTAGAAATTTATGGGTGTGCACAACTTTTGGAACGTTTAACAGGAATTTCTCTGCTGAAAGTCCCATAATGAATTGCCAAAGCCATCATTGGGCAAAGTCTTGAATCTGAACTCTGCTCAAAAGCAAGACTTTGGCCAATGATGGTAATGGCATAAGCTGCAGCGCACACACCATAAAAGGCTGCTTTCCCAGCAGTCCTTTGTCAGTGAGTTGGTAGTTTAGCGAGAGTGAGGGACAAATTATTGAGGTGTTTTGCTCTTTGGTCTGCCAAAGCATCACAGATTACAGTACACCCACACACCACAGTTTACAGTGCATCCAAGCACCACAGTTTACAATGCACCCAatactattccccccccccatttatatcTTCCAATAGCTTTAAATAAAAGTAGGGAATAACCCCACATTATCAGCATCATGTTTGGCAGGCCCTGTAGGGAGAAGCAGAAGTTCATGTGCAGTGTGCAGCTATGAGGGGGTGTTCAGTGTGTTTCCACAGGCCAAAGCAGTGATCAAGGTGCATCAACTGCAGGCAGGGCACATTTGCCTTCTTTTGGGGCACTGTGCTTACTATACAGTTACAGTACACACAGAAGGTGGTTAACTACAGTAAGTCTTTATTGTCCTGCACCTCTGTCACCCAGAGGCAGACTAGCTCACAGTCCTTTGCAGCTGCCAAAGCACCCTATTTTGCCCCTACATGCACAGCTACTCCTGCCATTGCCCCGCCAACTGTCATGTAGGTGTCTGCTAAATTATTTGAGCACAGTGGGCACTTGCTGCAAGAGGATGTGCAGCAATTAGGGGGTTTTGGGGTTTAGAAGGAGAGTAAGGGAGCTTAGAGAAAGGGACATCAAGCAGGGAAAACCAATTTGCAGTGATGTTCCCACAGCCACAACATACTGCTAAGTTGGCTTTAGTGATGGGGAGAGGGGACCATACCTGAGTGCCCTACAGCAGATGAAGAAAGTGGATGAGAGGCACAACCCCAGCGAGGCACAATGTCATTCAGCAGCAGTTCTGTTCCACTGGAAGGTACAGAATAGGGGCAAGCATAGGCTACAAACTTGCTTTGACTCTGTTGACCCCACCCTACCAGTTATAGCATTGAGCTGGCAAGTTTCCCTGTCCCAGCTGCTAAaggaaaaataatacaccaccagtcactaTCATGCCAGCACgcccacattttttactttacaacttttCCAACTGGTGCCCCCTTTTGGGAATTTGTGGTCTCTGCTGTACCACATTGGCATGCTCCTGGCCTACATTTATTTGTATGTAAAGACCATCCCTGCCCTTCACCATCATGTGAAAGGACAACATGTTCAGCAGCAAGAGCCATGTGACCACAGACATGTGGTTCAGCAAGTATGGGCAGGGATGCTCTGTATGATTCATAGCCcactgggtgactctgctggaagTCAAGAAGAATGCAGGACAGGGCACACAGCTGTAGCTTGTATAGATGCACCATGTTCTTAGAGCTAGTTGTGACAGTGCCGGAGCTGTCCTCTCTTACTCCTCCTTTTCAATACCCTCTGCCCTGAATCATCCTCTAATCCATCAGtctcatttaaagtggagttccaaccaaaAGTTGAGGTTCCGCTTTGGGCACGCCTTACCCCCTTTACATGCCACATGTGGCATtacattttgtttggggggggcagGTAtgtagttttgacaggtacctgctcccactttcgCTCGGGCCGCCTAGGCCGCTCAATCAGAAGTTCTCctatccccctccctccctacatTTTTTGtggcatgtcacaggtcccagaagattgccccgCCATTAAGGAGTTGTCGTGTGACTCGTGAATGCGCAGTGCAcagccggctgtgaagccgcaagctgtcacagccgggtgcccacacttgcaatgccggTGCCGGGGAGAGACGAGAGAGGAAACTGGGGGttcgggcggccgcatcgctggaccatgggacaggtgagtgtgtgtttattaaaagtcagcagctacacgttttgtagctgctgacttttaataaacccaaaaacgtctggaactccactttaagcattcacAAGACTTTGCAATGGCTCAGGCAAACAAATGACAGTGGCAGTGGCAAATGTAGAGATTATTTCAGCTCAGTAGGGCAGGCCCAAAGGGGGTTAACCTTGTTTCAGCAATAGTAGCATACGACAATGGTGCCTACATTTGTACATTCTGGTCTCCAGCAGGTAAAGTCAACACATGTACCTTGCCTGGCACATGCCCTCAATCTAGTGGTACAGTAGTGCAGCAGGCCAGAAGAATCTGTACCCATTAAAGGTTGTCCTATTCTACCAGTGTTTAGCTGGGTAAAATATAGCAGGAATTTCATCTGCCCACAAAATACCTGATCTGTGACATGTCCACCAAGTGAAACTCGACTTTAGCCATGCAACAGTGACTGCACATGCAACATAGgacccagaggcgtaactagaatctTCAGGGCCCTGGTGCATGAAAACATGAAGGGCAGTGTAGCAAGTAAATAAAGTAATACGCTTGGGTgggcatacacatgtatacaATATTCGTGtttgtatatacatacacacatatatatatatatatatacagtatatatatatatatatatatatatatatatatatatgcagcgtcccactcaggacatgtgggaactgcaaaagtattacttcattgtcattgctatattgcatgtcattttgcattgtatacctgtggtatccctgttcataggctggtcaggtgtgcttcttacttcccaccacaagatggggatagcaccactctgggaaatctatcccagctcaggcttatccgtgttcagttgttcagtacaggaagcagaGTGTGGAGAGAGAAAGCAGAATGTCAAGGTGagagagaaggtcagtccagagaagggacacatttaaactgctaaaatcaaaggataaaagccattaatcggcagcaaagacctttgagtataaaggtgaaggatttattagcctccggcaacctcacccatgtcactggattcaaaagggaccagacacaagtaagcattatactgaaccacagcctgagtccaggcctactaaagcctattagcagtggatcagcagaactcctctatttacccagagactgtattctaactggatgtttgtactgcaaccaaaaccagacacagtaaaagttgtgagttgtattctgccactgtctacctcattctttaacattgttactacaactggttgtaccaccattaacggtactggcgtcacgacaaatatcatcaagggacccagccgccacaagcactctaaacacccctgtcatcacgggcacctcaaccaccatcttggctggcgtttccctatcgcagagcgtgccccggaggatcctgtgctgtcttccctttcactgtgcgaccggcccagggaggctttctgctaaccgtgagtaaaccgatgaactgtattattgctgtctctcatcggcccaccgtgcacctcacgtgttcccctgcggttctggctcgtcgcataaaaaaaattggcgtcacgaacaggatatTTTACCCCTGCGCCCTATCTAAAAGACTGTTGCATCAGAATAAGCCCCTTTGCTTTATTGAGAGACTGTTTACTTATTGCATGCTGTGTGGGGCCACAgaactgtttaaactgtttaaaaatcgcatggaagcgttatcccagttatcagcataaaaaaatcgcagcatccaaagtgagaaaatcagacGTTTGTGTGTTAACAAAACTGCATGCAGTATTTGAATTGACTATTTCCATTCACTTAAAATGGCTGCCAGAGACCTTCTTGTTCAAAAATTCCTACGCCATCACTGTGGATAAGTTAGTGACACCCCCTGAAGAGCGGGAAAGTTTGGTGCCACCTATTTATGCAAAATTGTCCGGCCAGCCCGCCTTACCTTTGCTGTGTCAATCCTGGGAGGAAAGTGTGACAAACGCACGCCCCAGAAGTCGCGAGACTTTGCATGCGAGCAAAAGGAGAGAAAATAATCGCATTGCTTGCCGTCCGAGCAGTAATCGCAGCCTGTCAGgtgcctctactaactataaggaGCACTGATGGCTGGAACTCTGCCAGAGACCCAAAATCAACATTGCTGCAGCATTGTATTCAGCCGgcattaaattcttaaagggccatacacccgcaagacagcggttgcccatagcaacaacgcacaaaaagtgtctaaaaacgcatttgacttacctaactagaactcacctgctgttaccatgtctgtgcaaggagatgatgtgcagcccgacctcagaggaccccctgcatcagccgcggtcggtcccaatgcaataccaaccgctgcagcaccaagtttaatgcctttaaccatgccttattattttggggccccctggttcccacgatattctggggaaattcatactttaagggactttaaagaaaaaattctggctatgttcagattgtaccctgtatcctcagagcaacagatggagattcttcttgcgcaattggaaggagctgcgctcagagaagtgaaatcttggccgagctcagagagaaagaccatggagcagatttttcaacgtctctacaccacctttgaacccagtaccgtgtcagaggtcaagatgaggttcttcagcaagagacagcaatctggtgagtcactcagagactttgcattatctttgcaggaagcccttagagctgttgtccaagtagacccccgtgaggcagaaaatcaggacaaaaccctgaaagaacaatttattgaaggcgtccatacagacaatctaaagagccaactaagaatgttagccgcccaacatCCAAGCGCTACCTTCTTAGATTTCAAAGAATTAGCTATCAGCATCCTAggaaaaagcccaccaacagaacctgttagatctgttgacgtgcctgtatcacagctggttacccctgtaaagtctttacctatagtcagtcaggcaacccaagctccagttcctgacgcagttgctgccttgacggagcaagtccgttttctgactaaaagtctggagaaagtccaccaaaaattggaacaatgggagaaaccattaatgctagaggatgagaaacctgtgtccagaagactctt
This window contains:
- the LOC120918315 gene encoding probable G-protein coupled receptor 158, with product MEVMWWALLWCHHAQLFLHANQDFQSPSWNNDINELTPKQTPSTPTSSLPLPTPSDLSSLPSLQDSSPTYSILTPSLFSQDATTTSPTTTPQPSTPEPDQPDEEGKKAALHFLHSGDFLSLSEVNCTRRYEINDLQGSPPESLLHHVRRPIDYLLHATNFLNMIFQASDMRESSIREDMEWYHALVRSLAGGDPHIRRAALSFTAQPLSSKPQLLLQATKEGHEILLQDLSSTLHRVRHIKNYGIWNSFQTNLSLTKAILVNDLQSLETPKWSRGDSYIVDPNQVQWSKPFLECEGSRFSQKWMISLSTAFYGLKPDLSPEFKGTLHVDVRLLSLGIDQCTQGSVWFANTHKCNKNSTQCISDERDGSVLGRYRCVCQPGYYRTQTEGLDNSYPGVTACLRCCKGCTTCVDDSPCVAEEDWALRVTVLSLQAAGMLGVFLSMLVSYNFRESKRIRASGLILLETILFGSLLLYFPVFIVYFKPGVFRCIALRWVRVLGFCIVYGTIILKLYRVMKIFVSRTAQRIPYMTSMRLIRMLGVMVMVCIWFLVGWTVGTMENVQRGVPVVVHSQTQEGLMFYMCDYDRWDYMMALGELLFLCWGSYLCYGARTVPSAFHEPRYMGLAIHNEMLLSAAFHILRFVMVPSLQPDWTLLLFFIHTHGTVTMTLTLLFVPKFLHAGGPLQEEIAAEVYEDEMDLRRSRSNLNSSITSAWSEHSLDPDDIRDELKKLYAQLEVHKTKKMTLNNPHLQKKRSSRRGLGRSIIRRITETPDSVSKQGGCEEHEGPPGSASGQRRRLQDSGSIKLREESLRQRVLSLRKSHSTYDHMQESKDTGATSPRLESSSRDASLRDSLMRRNLARNVSLRSCGDSLRQATLVCKSLSAHNLLADKKPLAVPAGTLQKSHSMIGSSRGKGPLTDTTTERSREGSRNLLLGGSFDKAVVCPWELQELPLLSENQSQKHVSYAPAKCSSLDSSHASGKQHGSCGRKGEIGVKYHSVGSSDEPISQNEVHQRSEQPRNENWGSPPLTGSHVTIQNTENFVSNGTGLDMTGTTIKKPESIELTQPPYKSTLKSLVLAVRAFKGTTGGKENKERKSTVEETEDAKKQLLETICPWEVETELIGDKRQKPTSLNLTDNTAPISTSQLEQHTLNREENEDKQSTSKTSKHTSPVRLEKMSDLREAVCPWESMEGIKNVPFKSNSVESRRSEICPWESTDSEGPGGPLSQSGSCLSFQSPLADGKKSENDHVWESVDKRKEICPWETGEVEEVKTRGLSGRNLTMKLEALGRQRDAVCPWESEESGGSPGTLSQSQSKTFDTCHIQSKTSDSLDLESRRGEICPWESLDSEGTPAAMSQSQSHSWEPTKGAEETTTLKSSNPANSSGCQLYKSQSKQDSLCSWTSEDARPLTKIISKSEGGLYTSETTIKHDNRRGHHSLVEKTKRCVDQKESSTKPTQNANRHNMEASGVEHTNKLAELCPWEVQTEPLDMQDTQVKAGKI